In Acidobacteriota bacterium, a genomic segment contains:
- a CDS encoding carbon starvation protein A, producing the protein MLTLIAVVFIAWLVFGYFGYGRWIARQFVLDDARVTPANRLEDGQDFVPISPFYLFGQHFSAIAAAGPIAGPIIAGMAFGWLPCLIWIAFGVVLIGAVHDFSALTSSVRHGAGSIAEITRDNLGGAAGRAMMLFIWLALVYVIVAFTDITAGTFVSGDEALAGSTAFNPGGAVAFASVAYLCLSILLGLVERYLKPPLWLATIIFVPATFGVAYLGTMFSNVFAFGHQTWGMIILLYCIAASLVPVWALLQPRGYLGGFVLYSAIALGIIGIFFGGYTIQQPAFKSFDVGGMTGMLFPFLFVTIACGACSGFHGLVCSGTTSKQLDKESHARPIGYGAMLAEGFVAFMALVVVMIAGNELLYGPDGKAFAAGKIYGNGIGEFLSLLIGKENLPFAITFGAMAFSTFVFDTLDVGMRLGRYLVQELIGIPGRLGAVIGTLATVALPFVLLFYAKPGSWVEFWTLFGASNQLLAALTLLSITAWLYKARKRIAFTLLPMLFVLAITLWALAMLVIGNFQASTGFDIKLINGIASLVLIGLAIFLVITAFVKLRSEGRTPPDLEPEAAV; encoded by the coding sequence ATGCTCACCCTCATTGCTGTCGTTTTCATCGCCTGGCTTGTGTTCGGTTATTTCGGCTACGGCCGCTGGATCGCCCGGCAGTTCGTGCTCGATGATGCCCGCGTAACGCCGGCCAACCGGCTTGAGGACGGGCAGGACTTCGTGCCTATTTCGCCGTTCTACCTTTTCGGCCAGCATTTTTCCGCCATCGCCGCCGCTGGCCCGATAGCCGGTCCGATCATCGCCGGGATGGCGTTCGGCTGGCTGCCGTGTCTGATCTGGATCGCGTTCGGCGTTGTGCTGATCGGTGCCGTTCACGATTTTTCGGCACTAACTTCCTCAGTTCGACACGGCGCCGGTAGCATTGCGGAGATCACTCGCGACAATCTTGGCGGAGCCGCAGGCCGGGCGATGATGTTGTTTATCTGGCTCGCACTCGTTTACGTTATCGTCGCTTTCACGGACATCACGGCCGGCACATTCGTCTCCGGAGACGAAGCGCTTGCGGGCTCTACCGCGTTCAATCCCGGCGGAGCCGTTGCATTCGCTTCGGTCGCTTATCTTTGCCTCTCGATCCTTCTCGGCTTGGTCGAACGCTATCTCAAGCCGCCGCTCTGGCTCGCGACCATTATCTTCGTCCCGGCAACGTTCGGCGTTGCCTATCTCGGGACGATGTTTTCGAACGTCTTCGCCTTTGGCCATCAGACGTGGGGGATGATCATTCTACTTTATTGCATCGCCGCGTCGCTTGTGCCGGTCTGGGCGTTGCTCCAGCCGCGTGGTTATCTCGGCGGGTTTGTACTTTACTCGGCGATCGCACTCGGCATCATTGGCATCTTTTTCGGCGGTTACACGATCCAGCAACCGGCATTCAAGTCGTTCGACGTCGGCGGCATGACCGGAATGCTCTTCCCGTTTCTCTTTGTCACCATCGCCTGCGGTGCCTGCTCGGGCTTCCACGGCCTGGTCTGCTCGGGGACGACCTCAAAACAGCTCGATAAGGAATCGCACGCCCGGCCGATCGGTTACGGGGCAATGCTCGCCGAGGGCTTCGTTGCTTTCATGGCACTGGTCGTTGTGATGATCGCCGGGAATGAACTGCTCTACGGGCCGGACGGCAAGGCATTCGCCGCCGGGAAGATCTACGGCAACGGCATTGGCGAGTTCCTGTCGCTGCTGATCGGCAAGGAGAATCTGCCTTTCGCCATCACATTCGGGGCGATGGCGTTCTCGACCTTCGTCTTCGATACGCTCGATGTCGGTATGCGGCTTGGGCGATATTTGGTGCAGGAATTGATCGGCATTCCCGGCCGGCTCGGTGCCGTTATCGGCACGCTCGCGACGGTCGCGCTTCCCTTCGTTCTTCTTTTCTACGCAAAGCCGGGCTCGTGGGTGGAGTTTTGGACGCTTTTCGGAGCGTCGAACCAGCTCCTGGCGGCTCTAACCCTGCTCTCGATAACCGCGTGGCTCTACAAAGCACGCAAGCGGATCGCGTTCACCTTGCTGCCGATGCTTTTTGTGCTCGCTATAACGCTATGGGCACTCGCCATGCTCGTCATCGGAAACTTCCAGGCCTCGACCGGTTTCGACATCAAGCTAATAAACGGCATCGCGTCGCTTGTCCTTATCGGGCTTGCGATCTTTCTTGTGATAACAGCGTTCGTGAAACTCAGAAGCGAGGGCCGTACGCCGCCCGACCTCGAACCCGAGGCCGCAGTTTGA
- a CDS encoding TerC family protein, producing MSLFPIAEYWWFYLAFTGFVLLMLALDLGVFHRKEHEVSFKEASAWSVVWISLALFFNFLLYRYTLWKFPQDERLMAIPGFVPDLAAWNVSLEFLTGYIIEKSLSVDNIFVFVIVFAFFAVPLKYQHRVLFYGIIGALVFRAIFIGAGSWLMQFHWIIYIFGGFLILTGVKMMFGPEKEIDPEKNLVIKLFKRVMPVTPKLHGKHFFVRENGRWAATPLFIALLFLEMTDIIFAVDSVPAIFAITSEPMIVFTSNIFAILGLRAMYFMLAGAVTKFYLLKYGLSIVLIFVGLKMVWLNDAFGGKFPITWSLGIILSTIAISIIASLIFPFKGKAPIDDDRLP from the coding sequence ATGAGTCTATTTCCTATCGCTGAGTACTGGTGGTTTTATCTTGCATTCACCGGTTTTGTTCTTTTGATGCTTGCTCTCGACCTCGGTGTTTTTCACCGAAAGGAGCATGAGGTCTCTTTCAAAGAGGCGTCGGCTTGGAGTGTTGTCTGGATCTCGCTGGCACTTTTCTTTAATTTTCTTCTCTATCGCTACACTCTCTGGAAGTTTCCACAGGACGAGCGGCTGATGGCGATCCCGGGCTTCGTTCCGGACCTTGCCGCTTGGAACGTCTCGCTCGAATTTCTTACCGGGTACATCATCGAGAAATCGCTTTCGGTCGATAACATCTTCGTTTTCGTCATCGTCTTTGCGTTTTTTGCCGTCCCGCTGAAGTATCAGCACCGTGTACTTTTCTATGGCATCATCGGAGCGCTTGTGTTCCGGGCGATCTTCATCGGTGCCGGTTCGTGGCTGATGCAGTTCCACTGGATCATCTACATCTTCGGCGGTTTTCTTATCCTCACCGGAGTGAAGATGATGTTTGGGCCCGAGAAGGAGATCGACCCGGAAAAGAACCTGGTGATCAAGCTTTTCAAACGGGTAATGCCGGTCACGCCGAAGCTCCACGGCAAGCACTTCTTTGTCCGCGAGAACGGCCGCTGGGCCGCGACGCCGCTCTTCATCGCACTGCTTTTCCTTGAGATGACGGACATCATTTTTGCGGTCGATTCCGTCCCGGCGATCTTTGCGATCACCTCCGAGCCGATGATCGTCTTTACCTCGAACATCTTTGCGATACTCGGCCTAAGGGCGATGTATTTTATGCTTGCGGGAGCGGTTACCAAGTTCTATCTGCTCAAGTACGGGCTCTCGATCGTGCTGATCTTCGTCGGGCTAAAGATGGTCTGGCTCAATGATGCCTTCGGCGGCAAATTCCCGATAACGTGGTCGCTCGGGATCATTCTATCGACCATCGCGATATCGATAATCGCTTCGCTGATCTTTCCCTTCAAGGGCAAAGCGCCAATCGACGACGATCGACTTCCATAG
- a CDS encoding PaaI family thioesterase translates to MHSERSIQETYSPGGICFGCGPANEKGLHIRSFEEGDELVAEWYAEPHHQAFPGVLNGGIIGALLDCHSNWAAAVHLMKKTGEDVAPCTVTAEFHVKLLRPTPVDGPITLRARVVESTDDRATVEAELIASGKVCDTCRGVFVAVKEGHPAYHRW, encoded by the coding sequence ATGCACAGTGAAAGATCCATACAGGAGACATATTCGCCGGGCGGGATCTGCTTCGGCTGCGGCCCGGCGAACGAAAAGGGGCTCCACATCAGGAGTTTTGAGGAGGGCGACGAGTTGGTTGCCGAGTGGTACGCCGAGCCGCACCATCAGGCGTTTCCGGGTGTGCTGAACGGCGGCATAATCGGCGCCCTTCTTGACTGCCATTCAAATTGGGCGGCGGCAGTTCACCTGATGAAAAAGACCGGCGAGGACGTGGCGCCGTGTACCGTTACGGCGGAGTTTCATGTCAAGCTTCTGCGGCCGACGCCGGTCGATGGGCCGATAACGCTTCGTGCCCGTGTCGTAGAATCGACCGATGACCGGGCAACCGTCGAGGCCGAGCTGATCGCCAGCGGCAAGGTCTGCGATACATGCCGCGGCGTCTTCGTCGCTGTAAAGGAAGGCCATCCGGCGTACCATCGCTGGTAG
- a CDS encoding DinB family protein — translation MDKAKIIEELKRTYFGFIAFIEPMSEADFTFSPNGEKWTAGQQADHLCRSLAPLNKGAGAPEFVLKSMFGKADHPSVSYDELVARYQAAIPGVVAPDAYRPEAIPFEKKEKLVNDLRGHVEALCKNVEKFDEKKLDILVLPHPLLGKLTLREILYFTIYHAEHHHRHVEQSLAQRP, via the coding sequence ATGGATAAAGCAAAGATCATCGAGGAACTGAAGAGAACATACTTCGGATTCATCGCGTTCATCGAGCCGATGTCGGAGGCCGATTTTACCTTCTCGCCGAACGGTGAAAAGTGGACCGCCGGCCAGCAGGCAGATCATCTGTGCCGCTCGCTTGCACCTTTGAACAAGGGAGCCGGTGCACCCGAGTTCGTTCTTAAGTCGATGTTCGGAAAGGCGGATCATCCATCGGTCAGCTACGACGAACTGGTTGCCCGATATCAGGCGGCGATTCCTGGAGTTGTCGCTCCGGACGCGTACCGGCCCGAGGCGATCCCGTTCGAGAAGAAAGAAAAGCTTGTAAATGATCTTCGCGGGCACGTAGAGGCTCTTTGCAAGAACGTCGAAAAATTTGACGAGAAAAAGCTCGACATCCTCGTGCTCCCGCATCCGCTGCTCGGCAAGCTTACGCTTCGCGAAATTCTTTACTTCACGATCTACCATGCCGAACATCATCACCGGCATGTCGAGCAAAGTCTCGCTCAGAGGCCGTAA
- a CDS encoding DUF480 domain-containing protein codes for MAVISVIEARVLGSLVEKQLTTPEYYPLTLNSMASACNQKSNRDPVLALSESEVLAAVDTLRDKNLVYLFHGSTSRTVKYKHMLPSVFELEEAGTAVMTLLLLRGPQTAGELRGRADRLHEFGAISEVQETLDSLARRDEPLVVKLERQPGQKEARYAHLLSGPVDAAAFVETHSSAAPAGGDRLAEVETQLAELRQEFTEFKAMFEEFRRQFE; via the coding sequence ATGGCAGTGATAAGTGTAATTGAGGCGAGGGTTTTGGGGAGCTTGGTCGAGAAGCAGTTGACGACGCCGGAGTATTATCCGTTGACGTTGAACTCGATGGCGTCCGCGTGTAATCAAAAGTCGAACCGCGATCCGGTGTTGGCTCTTAGCGAATCGGAAGTGCTGGCGGCCGTTGATACTCTGCGGGACAAGAACCTTGTATATCTCTTCCACGGGAGCACGAGCCGGACGGTGAAGTATAAGCATATGCTGCCGTCGGTCTTTGAGCTCGAAGAAGCGGGAACGGCAGTGATGACGCTTCTGCTGCTTCGCGGGCCGCAGACCGCGGGCGAACTACGCGGCCGGGCCGACAGGCTTCACGAATTCGGTGCGATCAGCGAGGTGCAGGAGACGCTCGATTCACTTGCTCGCCGCGATGAACCGTTGGTCGTAAAGCTCGAACGCCAGCCCGGTCAAAAGGAAGCTCGCTACGCCCATCTGCTCAGCGGCCCGGTCGATGCCGCGGCGTTCGTGGAAACTCACAGCTCAGCGGCTCCCGCGGGCGGCGACCGCTTGGCCGAGGTCGAAACACAGCTTGCCGAACTCCGACAGGAATTCACGGAATTTAAGGCGATGTTCGAGGAATTTCGCAGGCAGTTTGAATAA
- a CDS encoding putative Ig domain-containing protein, translated as MLRKLLLTALVFSAIATSHAAVYDVRPDDPSMTDIADVPWATLQPGDVVRIHWRPEPYREKWVICRQGTADQPITVTGVPGPNGELPVISGVNATTPANLNFWSEQRGVIKIGGANIPADTMPRFIVIEGLEIRGAHPDYQFTGRNNVIQNYSSAASPIFVEKGENIIIRNNIITDGANGFFAASTDSAQSRNILVEGNYIYGNGIVGSIFQHNNYTAAINITFQFNRFGPLRSGAPGVNLKDRSAGLVVRYNWIEGGNRNIDMVEGEDTAVIRNDPAYQKTFVYGNVLIKQDGGNNQVVHYGGDNGNTATYRKGKLYFYNNTIYSVRAGTTVLMRLSTNDETADARNNIIFNTAVGTSMAMLAESGQLSLTNNWAKTGWGNSHEGGGFNGTVTGGSTMVTGTQPGFADAGAQNFSLAAGSPTIDAGTSPHSDTLPANALQSQYVKHRSIVPRPSFGPVDLGAFEYSAIAPIQIITVDLADPHYLRFYNESLSAAGGSGSFAWSVSAGSLPPGLRLDSSTGVIFGRPRLKGVFSFTITVSDPSVPGSTATREFVIETRLHP; from the coding sequence ATGCTTAGAAAACTTCTTTTGACCGCGCTCGTGTTCTCGGCGATCGCAACTTCGCACGCAGCCGTCTACGACGTTCGGCCGGACGACCCGTCGATGACTGACATCGCAGACGTCCCATGGGCAACTCTTCAGCCGGGCGACGTCGTGCGGATACATTGGCGGCCCGAGCCGTACCGCGAAAAGTGGGTTATCTGCCGCCAAGGTACCGCCGACCAACCGATAACAGTCACCGGTGTTCCGGGCCCGAACGGCGAACTGCCGGTGATCAGCGGCGTCAATGCTACGACTCCCGCGAACCTCAATTTCTGGAGCGAGCAACGCGGCGTCATTAAGATCGGCGGGGCAAATATACCGGCGGACACAATGCCGCGGTTCATCGTGATCGAGGGCCTCGAGATCCGCGGGGCACATCCCGACTATCAATTCACGGGCCGCAACAATGTGATTCAGAACTACTCCTCGGCCGCATCACCGATCTTTGTCGAAAAAGGCGAGAACATCATCATTCGCAACAACATCATCACAGACGGAGCGAACGGCTTTTTTGCAGCCTCGACCGATTCAGCCCAATCGCGGAACATACTCGTTGAAGGCAATTACATCTATGGCAACGGGATCGTCGGGAGCATATTTCAGCACAACAACTACACGGCGGCGATCAATATCACGTTTCAGTTCAACCGTTTCGGCCCGCTGAGAAGCGGTGCGCCGGGCGTGAACCTCAAGGACAGGTCGGCCGGGTTGGTCGTTCGCTACAACTGGATCGAGGGCGGCAACCGAAACATCGATATGGTTGAGGGCGAAGATACGGCGGTGATCCGCAATGACCCGGCATACCAAAAAACATTTGTTTACGGCAATGTGCTGATCAAACAGGACGGCGGCAATAACCAGGTCGTTCACTACGGCGGAGATAACGGAAATACAGCCACTTACCGAAAAGGTAAGCTTTACTTCTACAACAATACGATCTATTCGGTGCGGGCGGGAACAACAGTGCTGATGCGGCTTTCGACCAATGACGAGACCGCCGATGCCCGAAATAACATCATATTTAACACCGCCGTTGGCACCAGCATGGCAATGCTCGCCGAATCTGGCCAACTTTCCCTCACAAACAACTGGGCAAAGACCGGATGGGGAAACTCGCACGAAGGCGGTGGATTTAACGGCACAGTGACCGGCGGCTCGACTATGGTCACAGGCACACAGCCCGGCTTTGCAGATGCGGGTGCGCAGAATTTCTCGCTTGCGGCCGGTTCGCCAACTATCGATGCCGGAACCTCGCCGCATTCGGACACTTTACCTGCAAACGCTTTGCAATCGCAATACGTGAAGCATCGGTCGATCGTTCCGCGCCCGTCCTTTGGCCCGGTCGACCTCGGCGCCTTCGAATACTCGGCGATTGCACCGATACAGATCATCACCGTAGACCTTGCCGATCCGCACTATTTGAGGTTCTACAATGAGTCGTTGTCAGCCGCTGGTGGTTCGGGGAGCTTTGCGTGGTCGGTGTCTGCCGGAAGCCTGCCACCCGGCCTGCGGCTCGACAGTTCTACCGGCGTCATCTTCGGCCGTCCGCGGCTAAAGGGTGTGTTCAGCTTCACAATAACGGTCTCTGACCCATCGGTTCCGGGGTCAACCGCAACCCGGGAATTCGTCATCGAAACTCGCCTCCACCCATAG